A genomic window from Tolypothrix sp. PCC 7910 includes:
- a CDS encoding SDR family oxidoreductase, translating to MLFLDKVVWITGASSGIGEALAYQFANQGAKLIISSRKEAELQRVKQQIKSECLIIPLDITDTIAVENAVNTAINHYGKVDLLVNNAGISQRSLAIDTQEVVDRKIMEVNYFGTINITKKVLPYMIKQGGGQIAVISSVVGKFGFPLRSAYAASKHALHGWFETLQIELKPENNIFITIVCPGRIKTNISANALTADGSLHQQMDEGQAKGMTAEICAQKIIKSIYRQQREVYIGGADILMVYFKRYLPSLFYWIAKRINPT from the coding sequence ATGCTTTTTTTAGATAAAGTTGTTTGGATTACTGGCGCATCTTCTGGTATTGGTGAAGCATTAGCTTACCAATTTGCTAATCAAGGTGCAAAGCTAATTATTTCTTCAAGAAAAGAAGCGGAATTACAAAGAGTTAAACAGCAAATCAAGAGTGAATGTTTAATTATTCCTCTGGATATTACCGATACTATAGCCGTAGAAAATGCAGTTAATACAGCTATAAATCATTATGGCAAAGTAGATTTATTAGTAAATAATGCAGGTATTAGCCAACGTTCTTTAGCTATTGATACTCAAGAAGTAGTTGACAGAAAAATTATGGAAGTTAACTATTTTGGCACGATTAATATAACTAAAAAAGTTTTGCCATATATGATTAAACAAGGCGGCGGACAAATTGCAGTTATTTCCAGCGTCGTAGGAAAATTTGGCTTTCCGCTACGTTCAGCTTACGCAGCCTCAAAACACGCGCTACATGGATGGTTTGAGACATTACAGATAGAATTAAAACCCGAAAATAATATTTTTATTACTATAGTTTGTCCTGGTCGAATTAAAACTAATATTTCAGCTAATGCTTTAACTGCTGATGGCAGTTTACATCAGCAAATGGATGAAGGGCAAGCAAAAGGGATGACGGCGGAGATTTGCGCGCAAAAAATCATCAAAAGTATTTATCGCCAGCAGAGAGAAGTTTACATTGGCGGTGCTGATATTTTGATGGTGTATTTTAAAAGATATTTGCCATCATTATTTTATTGGATAGCAAAGCGCATTAACCCCACTTAA
- a CDS encoding DUF4351 domain-containing protein codes for MKIVTSWQLEGKQEIIMRLLNRKVGAIALELQEKILQLPNTQLEDLGEALLDFTSQEDLVNWLQGVSEQH; via the coding sequence ATGAAAATTGTTACTAGTTGGCAATTAGAAGGCAAACAGGAAATAATTATGCGCCTACTTAACCGAAAAGTTGGTGCGATCGCACTGGAATTGCAAGAAAAAATTCTCCAATTACCTAATACGCAATTAGAAGATTTAGGCGAAGCATTGTTAGATTTTACAAGCCAAGAGGATTTAGTAAATTGGTTGCAAGGAGTGTCAGAACAACATTAA
- a CDS encoding murein transglycosylase A, whose amino-acid sequence MLNKLTTISLSLPVVLLTFLVGMPSLGQLKLSPAECQLKKWYLPESSSANSQQKLPVLIPRVPVTCCEDDTSCMDQAIYQIENGQPAHKKALLQSIDRSLRYLQTPRAEAAYQNYQVPGITRDRVYKSLIRFRQLLLTTNSAAALHTAISQEFVLYQSIGKDSKGSVLFTAYYEPMYTASRVPTAEYRYPVYKLPPDLDSWSLPHPTRLELEGADGLQASKGKLRGLELFWFRDRLEPYMVQIQGSAKLQLTDGTLTSIGYAGNIAYNYKSIGRELANDGKLPLQGMTMPIILDYFQKYPQELNVYIPRDPSFVFFQETKGAPAQGSISQPLTAERSIATDKSLMPPGALALIRSEFPFADSTGKLKHRIVSRYVLDQDTGGAIKGPGRVDYFLGTGKIAGDRAGVTVSNGQLFYLLLKP is encoded by the coding sequence ATGCTAAATAAACTTACAACTATTTCTCTGAGCCTACCTGTTGTGCTGTTAACGTTCCTAGTGGGGATGCCATCTTTGGGACAATTAAAACTCAGTCCCGCAGAATGTCAGCTGAAAAAGTGGTATCTTCCTGAATCATCTTCCGCCAATTCTCAGCAGAAATTACCAGTATTAATTCCCAGAGTACCAGTTACTTGCTGTGAAGATGATACTTCCTGTATGGATCAGGCGATTTATCAAATTGAAAATGGACAACCAGCGCATAAAAAAGCGCTGTTACAGTCGATAGATCGCAGTCTGCGCTATTTACAAACTCCCAGGGCGGAAGCAGCTTATCAAAATTATCAGGTACCAGGAATTACACGCGATCGCGTCTACAAAAGTTTGATCAGATTCCGTCAATTGCTACTCACGACAAATTCCGCAGCTGCATTGCATACAGCAATATCTCAGGAGTTTGTACTTTATCAGTCAATTGGTAAGGATAGCAAAGGTTCAGTTTTGTTCACTGCCTATTATGAGCCAATGTATACAGCTAGTCGTGTACCGACAGCAGAATACCGCTATCCTGTTTATAAATTACCTCCCGATTTAGATTCCTGGAGCTTACCGCATCCCACACGCCTGGAATTAGAAGGGGCTGACGGTTTGCAAGCTTCAAAGGGGAAACTGCGCGGCTTAGAGTTATTTTGGTTTCGCGATCGCCTGGAACCATACATGGTGCAAATTCAAGGTTCTGCGAAATTGCAACTAACTGATGGTACGCTTACAAGTATTGGTTATGCAGGCAATATTGCGTATAATTACAAAAGTATTGGGCGAGAATTGGCAAATGATGGCAAATTACCGTTACAAGGGATGACTATGCCCATAATTCTCGACTATTTCCAAAAGTATCCCCAAGAATTGAACGTATATATTCCTCGCGATCCCAGCTTTGTGTTTTTTCAGGAAACCAAAGGCGCACCTGCACAGGGTTCTATCAGTCAACCACTGACAGCAGAACGTTCCATTGCTACAGATAAATCTCTCATGCCTCCTGGTGCTTTAGCGCTAATTCGGTCTGAGTTTCCCTTTGCCGATAGTACTGGTAAATTAAAACATCGCATTGTCAGCCGTTACGTACTCGATCAGGATACAGGTGGGGCAATTAAAGGCCCTGGCAGGGTGGATTACTTTTTAGGTACTGGCAAAATAGCAGGCGATCGCGCTGGTGTCACAGTCAGCAATGGACAATTATTTTATCTATTACTGAAGCCTTAA
- a CDS encoding NB-ARC domain-containing protein, whose translation MSNSLRASTAGLIIVDKARQRLGWTKTSTARWWQDAHTSRATLRRFWQGDRIQREIFIAICEAVGITDWNAIADASGLELEVIADFSNPYIDWHDAPDVESFYGRNQELQQLEQWILAGCKVVTIVGIAGIGKTALALAVADRMQSKFDCLIWRSLSTVPSLISLLDALVHNFEETVIHDIQQGTVQLLHHLQKRRCLLILDGLDGVLSQPEYIQFIQKISRDRHQSCIVITSREQPSAIEINNCINLKGLPKAEALEILQSRGFTSKQLGISALIQLYRGNPLAIKLVTPLIQSVFAGNITAFLSQNTLVIGDRLRFILKQQFQQLSELQQDILYWLAIWQEPVSFSRLQTHLLISVDPAMVLEAIMALERRSLLEKWVGMGEASFTLQPLVMKIVTDELVEQAAKEIQQVAQTHEMHHFKLLRTHWLLRPGSDDIVGDRILHQLRENLWRVYGATLPETLNQILLLLKDKSPWAIGYIACNLTALLFKS comes from the coding sequence ATGTCAAACTCGCTGAGGGCATCGACAGCAGGATTAATAATTGTAGACAAGGCGCGCCAACGTCTAGGATGGACGAAAACTAGTACGGCGCGATGGTGGCAAGATGCCCATACTTCTAGAGCTACTTTACGTCGATTTTGGCAAGGCGATCGCATTCAGCGCGAAATTTTTATCGCTATTTGCGAAGCTGTTGGGATTACCGACTGGAATGCGATCGCAGATGCTTCTGGGCTAGAATTAGAAGTTATTGCAGACTTCTCTAATCCTTACATTGATTGGCATGATGCACCAGATGTAGAAAGCTTTTATGGGCGCAATCAGGAATTGCAGCAGCTAGAACAATGGATTTTAGCTGGTTGTAAAGTAGTAACTATTGTTGGGATTGCGGGGATTGGTAAAACTGCTTTAGCGTTGGCTGTGGCGGATCGGATGCAGTCAAAATTTGATTGTTTGATTTGGCGATCGCTTTCTACTGTACCTTCTCTCATATCGCTGCTGGATGCGCTGGTGCATAACTTTGAGGAAACTGTTATTCATGATATCCAGCAAGGAACAGTGCAACTTTTACACCACCTGCAAAAACGTCGCTGTCTGCTAATCCTGGATGGCTTAGATGGGGTTTTGTCGCAGCCAGAATATATTCAATTTATCCAAAAAATCAGCCGCGATCGCCATCAAAGTTGTATCGTGATTACCAGTCGCGAACAGCCAAGCGCGATTGAAATCAACAACTGTATAAATCTCAAGGGTTTACCAAAAGCCGAGGCTTTAGAAATATTGCAATCCAGAGGCTTTACCTCTAAACAACTGGGAATCTCCGCCTTAATTCAACTTTATCGCGGTAATCCCCTAGCAATAAAACTTGTCACCCCATTAATTCAGTCTGTGTTTGCGGGGAATATTACGGCATTTTTGAGTCAAAATACTTTGGTGATTGGCGATCGCTTACGTTTTATCTTGAAACAGCAATTCCAGCAACTATCGGAATTACAACAGGATATTCTCTACTGGTTAGCGATTTGGCAAGAACCTGTATCATTCTCGCGTTTGCAAACCCATCTGCTGATATCCGTCGATCCAGCGATGGTCTTAGAAGCAATTATGGCATTAGAAAGGCGATCGCTTTTAGAAAAATGGGTGGGTATGGGAGAAGCCTCATTTACCTTGCAACCCCTAGTGATGAAAATCGTCACCGATGAATTGGTAGAACAGGCTGCAAAAGAAATTCAACAGGTAGCACAGACGCATGAGATGCATCATTTTAAGCTTTTGCGAACCCATTGGTTACTGCGTCCCGGTAGCGATGATATTGTAGGCGATCGCATTTTGCATCAACTGCGAGAAAATCTCTGGCGGGTGTATGGTGCGACTCTACCAGAAACACTAAATCAGATACTATTGCTATTAAAGGATAAATCTCCTTGGGCGATTGGTTACATTGCTTGTAATCTCACAGCATTACTATTCAAAAGTTGA
- a CDS encoding HD family hydrolase: MQTDRLTQQIQFIIEIDRLKQIFRQTLLIDGSRRENSAEHSWHLAIMAMTLAEYAPDGVDIMQAIKMLLIHDLVEIDAGDTFCYDVQANSSKAEKELQAASRLFGILPTDIGSELRSLWDEFEAGETPTSKFAAALDRIQPLLHNRHVRNMNWVQKNGRK; this comes from the coding sequence GTGCAAACCGACAGACTGACGCAACAAATTCAATTCATCATCGAAATTGACCGCTTGAAGCAGATATTTCGCCAAACCCTGCTGATAGATGGATCGCGCCGAGAAAACAGTGCAGAACATTCTTGGCATTTAGCAATAATGGCGATGACGCTAGCAGAATATGCACCAGATGGTGTTGATATTATGCAAGCGATCAAAATGCTATTGATTCATGATTTAGTAGAAATTGATGCTGGCGATACCTTCTGCTACGATGTGCAAGCTAATTCTAGTAAGGCAGAGAAAGAATTACAAGCAGCATCGCGGCTATTTGGAATTTTACCCACAGATATCGGTAGCGAATTACGTTCGCTGTGGGATGAATTTGAAGCTGGGGAAACACCCACTTCTAAGTTTGCCGCAGCATTAGACCGGATACAACCTTTGCTACACAATAGACACGTCCGGAATATGAATTGGGTACAAAAAAATGGTAGAAAGTAA
- a CDS encoding transposase family protein, with amino-acid sequence MISIFDYIQKYPRRAKQLLGISYDQFTDLVNYAKNSHEEEQLKLEQKKVRIHRRGGGRKELLSIPEQVCLCLFYLRQIPTFEVLGIMFGISKTLSNDTFHYWRKILRKILPSSLIEQVENKEGDLLIIQEILTNFKLLVDSVEQPIDRPSDNEEQKKFFSGKKKQHTIKNQIVSLPEGKDIIDVTVGSPGPTADIKLFREQQTKFDEKQEFTGDKAYQGGNNITTPHKKKRKQQLNEQQKEENKALSSKRIFVEHLIRIVKIFQVASQRFRLNADVYNEIVLLVCGLVRLRIGTFVLPNSAIN; translated from the coding sequence ATGATTAGTATATTTGATTATATACAAAAGTATCCACGAAGAGCAAAGCAACTTTTGGGGATTAGTTATGACCAATTTACTGACCTTGTAAACTATGCTAAAAACAGTCATGAAGAAGAACAACTCAAATTGGAACAGAAGAAAGTTAGAATACATCGTCGTGGAGGTGGACGCAAAGAATTATTATCCATCCCAGAACAAGTATGTTTGTGCTTGTTTTATCTGAGACAAATACCCACATTTGAAGTTTTAGGAATAATGTTTGGTATATCAAAAACTTTATCTAATGATACTTTTCATTACTGGAGAAAAATATTACGTAAGATTCTCCCTTCTAGTTTAATAGAGCAAGTAGAAAATAAAGAAGGAGATTTGCTCATTATACAAGAAATATTAACGAATTTTAAGTTGCTAGTTGATAGCGTAGAACAGCCTATAGATAGACCATCTGACAACGAAGAACAGAAAAAGTTCTTTTCGGGAAAGAAAAAACAGCATACTATAAAAAACCAGATAGTTTCCTTGCCAGAGGGAAAAGATATTATTGATGTTACAGTAGGCTCTCCAGGGCCAACAGCAGACATAAAATTATTTAGAGAGCAACAAACAAAATTTGATGAAAAACAAGAATTTACGGGAGATAAAGCGTATCAAGGTGGGAATAATATTACTACCCCTCATAAGAAGAAAAGAAAACAACAATTAAATGAACAACAAAAAGAAGAAAATAAAGCTCTATCAAGTAAGCGTATATTTGTTGAGCATTTAATACGTATTGTAAAAATTTTCCAAGTGGCATCACAAAGATTTAGATTAAATGCTGATGTTTATAATGAAATAGTTTTGTTAGTTTGTGGTCTAGTAAGACTGCGAATTGGCACTTTCGTATTACCGAATAGCGCCATAAATTAG
- a CDS encoding PIN domain-containing protein, with protein sequence MLRILVDADLILEALMNRYNCVEDVSNLLDVAHPLVQIYITDIGWQRISNYISRLQNSQIAEIVINWLQEKIQICPVDNSILQQARVSPLQDFDSAVELVCVSDRLLHAIVTHKPGNFADAPNKVVIWSMTELWVRANLEMKYMYAGKVI encoded by the coding sequence GTGCTAAGAATTTTAGTTGATGCCGATTTAATCTTAGAAGCTTTAATGAATCGCTACAACTGCGTAGAAGATGTTAGCAATCTCTTAGATGTAGCCCATCCTTTGGTGCAAATATATATAACTGATATCGGTTGGCAAAGGATTTCCAATTATATTAGTCGCCTGCAAAATTCTCAGATTGCTGAGATAGTAATTAATTGGTTACAAGAAAAAATCCAAATTTGCCCAGTTGACAACAGCATCTTACAACAAGCCAGAGTATCACCCCTGCAAGATTTTGACTCTGCTGTAGAATTAGTTTGTGTTAGTGATCGCCTTCTTCATGCAATTGTCACCCACAAGCCAGGTAATTTTGCAGACGCACCAAATAAAGTAGTAATTTGGTCAATGACAGAATTGTGGGTGCGGGCAAATTTAGAGATGAAATATATGTATGCGGGAAAAGTAATTTAG
- the treZ gene encoding malto-oligosyltrehalose trehalohydrolase yields MRTGANYLGNGECEFTVWSPTLNSVALQILTAKEQIIPLKPHIEAGYWQIKLNDVYPDTLYRYVLDGENAFADPASQYQPEGVHGPSQVIDPQFNWTDDNWTGVPLEAMIFYELHVGTFTPEGTFKAIIPRLAELREVGINAIEIMPIAQFPGDTHIEPDLAYRNWGYDGVYPFAVQNSYGTPADLKELVNACHQHGIAVVLDVVYNHFGPEGNYMGQFAPYFTKTYKTPWGNAMNFDDAHSQGVRHYFIQNALYWLGEFHIDALRLDAIQAIYDLGAKHFLWELAEAVHHFCQNANCKRYLIAESDLNNPQIIRPPELGGYGLDAQWSDDFHHALHALLTGDRQGYYQDYGECTQLAKAYQDTFVYDWLYAPHRKRFHGIPCRDRPPFQFSVCIQNHDQIGNQMKGDRLWNRISFEGLKLAAGAVLLSPYLPLLFMGEEYGETAPFMYFVSHSDPDLIQAVRAGRKQEFEAFHYDEDPPDPESAETFLRCKLNWQLRNEGKHKVLLDWHRELINWRKTHPALLKKDRNCIEATSNEEKQLVIVRRWSEANKVIFAMNFNQSPITLTLPIESTAHKKLDSADTVWSGPGSPAPNNLSVGQELQLQPHSLVLYELES; encoded by the coding sequence GTGAGGACTGGTGCTAACTACTTGGGTAACGGAGAGTGTGAGTTTACAGTTTGGTCGCCTACACTAAATAGCGTGGCGCTGCAAATTTTAACAGCAAAAGAACAGATAATTCCACTCAAACCTCATATAGAAGCGGGATATTGGCAAATTAAACTAAATGATGTCTATCCTGATACCCTTTATCGCTATGTTTTGGATGGCGAAAATGCCTTTGCCGATCCTGCATCACAGTATCAACCCGAAGGTGTTCATGGCCCCTCCCAGGTAATCGATCCGCAGTTTAATTGGACAGATGACAACTGGACTGGTGTGCCTTTGGAAGCGATGATTTTCTATGAACTTCATGTAGGTACATTTACACCCGAAGGCACTTTCAAAGCGATAATTCCCCGGCTGGCGGAACTGAGAGAAGTGGGAATTAACGCCATTGAAATTATGCCTATTGCCCAGTTCCCAGGAGATACCCATATTGAACCGGATTTAGCATACCGTAACTGGGGTTATGATGGCGTTTACCCTTTTGCTGTGCAAAATTCCTACGGTACGCCAGCCGATTTAAAGGAACTTGTAAATGCTTGTCATCAACATGGGATTGCGGTAGTGCTGGATGTGGTTTATAACCACTTTGGCCCAGAAGGTAATTATATGGGTCAATTCGCGCCTTATTTTACTAAAACCTATAAAACCCCTTGGGGCAATGCGATGAATTTTGATGATGCCCACAGTCAAGGTGTACGTCACTATTTCATCCAAAATGCGCTGTATTGGTTGGGAGAATTTCATATTGATGCTTTGCGGCTGGATGCGATTCAGGCAATTTATGATTTAGGGGCAAAACATTTCTTGTGGGAATTAGCTGAAGCAGTACATCATTTTTGCCAGAATGCTAATTGCAAACGCTATTTAATTGCCGAAAGTGACTTAAATAATCCCCAAATCATTCGTCCGCCAGAATTAGGTGGTTATGGGCTGGATGCACAGTGGAGTGATGACTTTCACCATGCATTACACGCACTGTTAACAGGCGATCGCCAAGGATATTATCAAGATTATGGCGAATGCACTCAACTAGCTAAAGCTTACCAAGATACCTTTGTCTATGATTGGCTGTATGCGCCCCATCGTAAACGATTTCATGGTATCCCTTGCCGCGATCGCCCGCCATTTCAATTTTCCGTTTGCATTCAAAATCACGACCAAATCGGCAATCAAATGAAAGGCGATCGCCTTTGGAATCGCATTTCTTTTGAAGGATTAAAATTAGCTGCTGGCGCTGTGTTGCTATCACCTTACTTACCTTTATTATTCATGGGTGAAGAATACGGTGAAACTGCACCCTTTATGTATTTTGTTAGTCACTCTGACCCTGATTTAATTCAAGCAGTCAGGGCAGGGCGTAAACAAGAATTTGAAGCGTTTCACTATGATGAAGATCCACCAGATCCAGAATCAGCAGAAACTTTTTTGCGTTGTAAACTGAATTGGCAATTACGCAATGAAGGTAAACACAAGGTTTTATTAGATTGGCATCGTGAGTTAATTAATTGGCGCAAAACCCACCCCGCACTGTTAAAAAAAGACCGCAACTGCATCGAAGCAACTAGCAATGAAGAGAAACAATTAGTCATAGTGCGGCGGTGGAGTGAAGCCAATAAAGTAATATTTGCCATGAATTTTAATCAATCTCCCATAACATTAACCTTACCAATTGAAAGCACTGCTCATAAAAAATTAGACTCCGCTGATACAGTATGGTCTGGCCCTGGTTCACCAGCACCTAATAATTTATCTGTAGGACAAGAATTGCAACTGCAACCTCACAGTTTAGTGCTGTATGAATTAGAGTCTTAA